One Gimesia sp. DNA segment encodes these proteins:
- a CDS encoding peptide chain release factor-like protein translates to MTSSSPELLADEIHPASLDQDLLLKDCQIQNVRRSGPGGQHRNKVETGVVIKHVPTGVTAEASEKRQQGRNRSVALFRLRINLAIECRLKHLGEAPSKLWQRRILNGTVKVNSEHDEFPALLAESLDVLTHFQFDPREASQFLGCTSSQLIKFLKKEPRAFAWLNYKRQAAGMHALK, encoded by the coding sequence ATGACATCTTCTTCCCCTGAACTGCTGGCGGATGAGATCCACCCCGCCTCGTTGGATCAGGATCTCTTATTGAAAGATTGCCAGATTCAAAATGTGCGACGCTCCGGTCCGGGAGGCCAGCATCGCAACAAGGTTGAAACCGGAGTGGTAATCAAGCATGTGCCCACGGGAGTCACCGCCGAAGCTTCGGAGAAGCGGCAACAGGGGCGGAACCGCTCGGTCGCCCTCTTCCGACTCCGCATCAATCTGGCGATTGAGTGCCGGTTAAAGCACTTAGGAGAGGCCCCATCCAAACTCTGGCAACGCCGGATTCTTAACGGGACTGTGAAAGTCAATTCCGAACATGATGAATTCCCGGCTTTGCTGGCAGAGTCCCTTGATGTTCTGACGCACTTCCAGTTTGATCCCAGGGAAGCCAGTCAGTTCCTGGGCTGCACCTCTTCACAATTAATCAAGTTTCTAAAGAAGGAACCCCGAGCATTTGCCTGGTTGAATTACAAACGTCAGGCAGCGGGAATGCACGCCTTAAAATAG
- the efp gene encoding elongation factor P, producing MPQISTGDFRKGIKVIVEGDPYEMIEVNFVKPGKGQALYRTRLRNLLKGTILDRTYKSGGESLEQADIRKGDGQFLYKDANGLHFMDNDTYEQYAIDEAVCGNAADYLLDGAICSLLFWNDQLIGMDPPQQVIVEVTYTEPAAKGNTATNVTKPAIVETGATVNVPAFINVGEKIKVDTATGSYVERVRE from the coding sequence ATGCCACAAATCAGCACAGGCGATTTTCGCAAGGGTATTAAAGTTATTGTCGAAGGTGATCCATACGAAATGATCGAGGTCAATTTCGTCAAGCCGGGTAAAGGACAGGCCCTGTATCGCACCAGATTGCGTAATCTGCTGAAGGGCACCATTCTCGACCGCACTTATAAGAGTGGTGGTGAAAGCCTGGAACAGGCTGATATTCGCAAGGGAGACGGTCAGTTTCTTTATAAAGATGCCAACGGTCTGCACTTCATGGACAACGACACATATGAACAATACGCCATTGATGAAGCCGTCTGTGGTAACGCCGCTGATTACCTTCTGGATGGAGCCATCTGCAGTCTGCTGTTCTGGAACGATCAGCTGATCGGCATGGATCCCCCACAGCAGGTAATCGTGGAAGTCACTTATACCGAACCTGCTGCAAAAGGTAACACCGCAACCAACGTTACCAAGCCAGCGATTGTTGAGACAGGTGCTACGGTAAACGTCCCTGCTTTCATTAACGTGGGTGAAAAAATCAAAGTTGATACCGCCACCGGTTCCTATGTGGAACGCGTCCGTGAGTAA
- the murD gene encoding UDP-N-acetylmuramoyl-L-alanine--D-glutamate ligase, whose amino-acid sequence MSLIPFHIQNQSLQDRRVTVLGLGRFGGGIAVTRFLAERGAQITVLDKLSASELEESLQQLADIQGIRYILAEKTLELPATDLLVLNPAIPPQHPLLAQAEREQIPVTSEIELFWQLNPAPIVGVTGSNGKSTTTAMIHSVISESGSTCWLGGNIGVSLLPQVEQIQPTDWVILELSSFQLHGLDRLQVSPQLAVVTNFSANHLDWHQSLEHYRHAKQTISRWQTAEETTIVNGDDPDLRNWDYPGNVFTFGSDTALNPDVLVQDQGFQVDQFEGIFQPLIPVPGWHNRLNAAAAVTVGLCIDLDPAIIQRGLERFQGLPHRLQFIGEHAGRRFYNDSLATTPESAICALEAFESGKIVALAGGYDKQVDLTPFSRELLARTKATALMGDTGVKLAGLISGLRSETQSSSTSVISEPQDSFENAFDWAWQRSTPGDVILLSPGCASYGWFANFQERGARFDALFQNLANAANT is encoded by the coding sequence ATCCCCTTTCACATTCAGAACCAAAGCCTGCAGGACCGACGGGTTACCGTTCTGGGGTTGGGACGGTTCGGGGGAGGCATCGCCGTCACTCGATTTCTGGCAGAACGAGGAGCACAGATCACCGTCCTCGATAAACTGAGCGCGAGTGAGCTGGAGGAGTCACTACAGCAGTTAGCGGACATTCAAGGGATTCGTTATATCCTCGCCGAGAAAACCCTGGAATTACCAGCCACGGATTTGCTGGTGCTGAATCCCGCGATTCCCCCGCAGCATCCTCTGCTCGCTCAGGCGGAGCGGGAACAGATTCCCGTGACCAGCGAAATCGAACTGTTCTGGCAGTTGAATCCTGCCCCGATAGTCGGGGTCACGGGCAGCAATGGAAAGTCGACCACGACCGCGATGATTCATTCCGTCATTTCCGAGTCCGGCAGCACGTGCTGGCTGGGTGGCAATATTGGCGTCAGCCTGTTGCCGCAGGTTGAACAGATTCAACCGACAGACTGGGTCATCCTGGAATTGAGCAGCTTCCAGTTACACGGCCTGGATCGTTTACAGGTGAGTCCCCAACTGGCGGTGGTGACCAACTTCAGCGCGAATCATCTCGACTGGCATCAGTCCCTCGAGCATTATCGGCACGCGAAACAGACCATCTCACGCTGGCAGACAGCGGAAGAAACAACCATCGTCAACGGCGATGATCCTGACCTGAGAAACTGGGACTATCCGGGAAACGTGTTTACGTTTGGCAGTGATACAGCTCTGAACCCCGATGTACTGGTGCAGGACCAGGGGTTTCAAGTTGACCAGTTCGAGGGAATATTTCAGCCACTGATTCCAGTTCCAGGCTGGCATAATCGTTTGAATGCTGCCGCTGCCGTCACAGTAGGACTCTGTATTGACCTGGATCCAGCAATAATCCAACGGGGACTGGAACGCTTTCAGGGCCTGCCACATCGCCTGCAGTTTATCGGGGAACATGCCGGTCGGCGGTTTTATAATGACTCACTGGCGACCACACCCGAGTCGGCTATCTGCGCACTGGAAGCCTTTGAGTCGGGAAAGATCGTTGCCCTGGCGGGGGGCTATGATAAACAGGTCGACCTGACCCCGTTTTCCCGGGAACTGCTCGCGCGAACGAAAGCGACGGCCCTGATGGGAGATACCGGAGTCAAACTTGCAGGGCTCATCTCCGGACTGCGGTCTGAGACACAGTCGTCATCAACGTCAGTGATTTCAGAACCACAGGATTCATTTGAGAACGCATTTGACTGGGCCTGGCAGCGGTCTACTCCCGGCGATGTGATTCTGCTCTCGCCGGGCTGTGCCAGTTATGGGTGGTTTGCCAATTTCCAGGAGCGCGGGGCACGCTTTGATGCGTTATTTCAGAATCTTGCAAACGCCGCGAATACTTAA
- a CDS encoding sulfatase-like hydrolase/transferase, translating to MNVLNLLRHLFPVFLVLIIGNHSLQAEKSQARPNVLVILVDDLGYGDLSSYGATDLKSPHIDALLKRGMKFNNFYANCPVCSPTRAALLTGRYQDMVGVPGVIRTHSQNSWGYLVPSAVTLADVFQEAGYHTGIVGKWHLGLEAPNVPNQRGFEFFRGFLGDMMDDYYHHRRHDVNYMRFNENQVDPEGHATDLFTEWTCDFLKQQAQTEQPFFLYLAYNAPHTPIQPPADWLEKVKQREAGIDPARAKLVALIEHLDAGIGEVVKTLDETGLSENTLVIFSSDNGGQLSVGANNGDLRDGKQSMYEGGLKVPTGVVWKGHISPNVETDFMAMSMDLFPTVCEAAGIKVPAGLDSVSILPTLEGKAQTPLRKHWFFRRREGGNRYGGKTIEAVRSGDWKLLQNSPFAPLELYNLKADPLEKENLAEKNRKKFNELSTLLRAEIQRYGSVPWQKPLK from the coding sequence ATGAACGTGCTCAACCTGCTCCGCCATCTGTTTCCGGTTTTTCTGGTTCTGATTATTGGAAACCATTCCCTTCAGGCTGAAAAGAGTCAGGCACGTCCCAATGTGCTGGTTATCCTGGTAGACGATCTGGGATATGGCGATCTCAGCAGCTATGGTGCTACAGATCTCAAATCCCCTCACATCGATGCGCTGCTGAAACGGGGCATGAAATTCAATAATTTCTACGCCAACTGTCCGGTCTGCTCCCCTACCCGCGCAGCATTGCTCACGGGGCGCTACCAGGACATGGTGGGGGTGCCCGGCGTCATCCGAACCCATTCGCAAAACAGCTGGGGTTATCTCGTCCCCTCGGCTGTTACCCTGGCCGATGTCTTTCAAGAGGCCGGTTATCACACAGGGATTGTGGGTAAATGGCATCTGGGGCTGGAAGCGCCCAATGTCCCGAATCAACGTGGGTTTGAGTTCTTTCGCGGTTTCCTGGGCGACATGATGGACGATTATTATCACCATCGACGCCACGATGTGAATTACATGCGATTTAATGAAAATCAGGTGGATCCGGAAGGGCACGCTACAGATCTGTTTACAGAATGGACCTGTGATTTCCTCAAGCAACAGGCACAAACGGAGCAACCCTTCTTTCTGTATCTGGCTTATAATGCCCCGCATACTCCCATCCAACCGCCGGCTGACTGGCTCGAGAAAGTCAAACAGCGCGAAGCTGGTATCGACCCAGCCCGGGCTAAGCTGGTGGCACTAATCGAGCACTTGGATGCGGGTATCGGCGAGGTGGTGAAAACCCTGGATGAAACCGGATTAAGCGAGAATACCCTGGTCATCTTCAGTTCCGACAACGGAGGCCAGTTGAGCGTGGGAGCGAATAACGGCGATCTGCGTGATGGTAAACAAAGTATGTATGAAGGGGGCCTGAAAGTTCCCACAGGCGTTGTCTGGAAAGGTCACATCTCACCGAATGTGGAAACCGATTTCATGGCGATGTCGATGGATCTGTTTCCTACCGTCTGTGAAGCCGCAGGCATCAAAGTTCCTGCAGGTTTGGACTCGGTCAGCATTCTGCCGACACTGGAGGGTAAGGCACAAACACCATTGCGAAAGCACTGGTTCTTCCGTCGACGTGAAGGGGGCAACCGTTATGGTGGAAAAACCATCGAAGCCGTTCGCAGTGGTGACTGGAAACTGCTGCAGAACAGTCCCTTCGCTCCGCTGGAACTTTACAATCTGAAAGCAGATCCCCTCGAGAAAGAGAATCTGGCAGAAAAGAACCGCAAGAAGTTCAATGAGCTTTCGACACTCTTACGTGCAGAAATTCAGCGATACGGCAGTGTTCCCTGGCAGAAACCACTTAAGTAA
- a CDS encoding leucine-rich repeat domain-containing protein, giving the protein MNWSQETFTSKLVWGLAFSLTILFVTGCGNKTDSNSKAATEFVLKLGGKVVPVHSDLPIETAADIPESGFAVREIDLTNAKLKNIDLQKLSDLPYLETLNLHGTNLTDKGLVLIQDLPRLKSLELSYTRVSDDEVSKLTRFPKLKKLFLYGTVIKPQTIDDLKSNLGGATVYK; this is encoded by the coding sequence ATGAACTGGTCACAAGAAACATTCACGAGCAAATTAGTGTGGGGACTGGCATTCAGTCTGACAATCCTGTTCGTCACCGGCTGTGGAAATAAAACCGATTCCAACAGCAAAGCTGCCACAGAATTTGTACTGAAACTCGGAGGGAAAGTGGTACCAGTCCATAGCGATCTCCCCATTGAGACAGCCGCCGATATCCCCGAATCGGGTTTTGCCGTTCGGGAAATCGATCTGACGAATGCCAAGCTGAAGAATATCGACTTACAGAAACTGTCAGATCTGCCTTATCTGGAAACATTGAACCTGCACGGCACCAACCTCACGGACAAGGGACTCGTATTGATTCAGGATCTCCCCCGGCTGAAATCACTGGAGCTATCTTACACACGCGTAAGCGATGATGAAGTCAGCAAACTGACCCGTTTTCCCAAGCTGAAGAAACTCTTCCTCTACGGAACCGTGATTAAGCCCCAGACCATCGATGATCTCAAATCCAATCTGGGTGGCGCGACGGTTTATAAATAA
- a CDS encoding DUF58 domain-containing protein → MKHFFQHVWQKRSQVGPWLFLMLLAGIIFKYTYDAPLTLGQFHHNLPLLLRVVSVALCLWSIYQILMVFFPGLQKYQIKRIGRNRVSLPRDGIVYLLMMTVLFVGSVLSRENMLMLVFAMMTGPFVLNGWITYSMLKQIQLKRLIPQRVMVGETFTAEIILENNKKILAAHLMEVTDEVINGDDQLSPSVVFRRVGPRQQVSAHYSAKLMRRGIYEFGPLQVSTRYPLGLVKRGAVFSEFSELIVHPQIGRLSSQWADDFFSIAEVAQQSRSRKGVFDDEFNHIREYRTGDSQRAIHWRSSARLGELMVQEYHQNRNYDLIIGFDLWLPAYPSEQQSERMEWAISFIGTLCREHLRYSRDTKLTLVSQGKTLETLEVGIGSQGLEYLLDFLATVQPGKSTVKKEFPRLVAEASTPRSRTVLITTRNEQDVPKRERLQTCFEEPGNELSGQWRLLEADPEILSRWLILESS, encoded by the coding sequence ATGAAGCATTTTTTTCAGCATGTATGGCAAAAACGGTCGCAAGTGGGGCCCTGGCTGTTTCTGATGCTGCTTGCGGGCATCATCTTCAAGTACACCTATGACGCTCCCCTGACCCTGGGGCAGTTCCACCATAATCTGCCTCTGCTGCTCCGCGTGGTCTCGGTGGCCCTCTGTCTGTGGAGTATCTACCAGATCCTGATGGTCTTTTTTCCAGGCCTGCAGAAATATCAGATCAAACGGATCGGACGAAATCGGGTCTCCCTGCCCCGGGATGGGATCGTCTATCTGTTGATGATGACAGTCCTGTTTGTGGGCTCCGTGCTCTCCCGGGAAAATATGCTGATGCTGGTCTTCGCGATGATGACCGGGCCATTCGTCTTGAACGGCTGGATCACCTACAGCATGCTGAAACAGATTCAGCTCAAACGCTTGATTCCCCAGCGGGTCATGGTCGGGGAAACTTTCACCGCAGAAATCATACTGGAAAACAATAAAAAGATACTCGCAGCACATCTGATGGAAGTGACAGACGAAGTCATCAATGGAGATGATCAGTTAAGCCCATCGGTTGTATTTCGCAGAGTCGGTCCTCGGCAGCAGGTATCTGCACATTATTCTGCCAAACTCATGCGTCGGGGAATTTATGAATTTGGCCCTCTACAGGTATCCACCCGCTATCCGCTCGGGCTCGTCAAGCGGGGGGCGGTCTTTTCCGAATTCAGTGAGTTGATTGTCCATCCGCAGATTGGTCGTCTGAGTTCACAATGGGCGGACGATTTTTTCTCGATTGCGGAAGTCGCCCAGCAGAGCCGCAGTCGAAAAGGTGTGTTCGATGACGAATTCAATCATATCCGTGAATATCGAACCGGCGACAGCCAGCGTGCTATTCACTGGAGAAGTTCCGCGCGCCTGGGTGAGTTGATGGTTCAGGAATACCACCAGAACCGCAATTACGACCTGATTATCGGCTTTGATCTGTGGTTGCCCGCGTATCCGAGTGAGCAGCAGTCCGAACGCATGGAGTGGGCGATCAGTTTCATCGGCACCTTATGCCGCGAACATTTACGCTACAGCCGCGACACGAAACTGACTCTGGTATCGCAAGGGAAAACCCTGGAAACGCTGGAAGTCGGCATCGGTTCGCAAGGGCTGGAATATCTGCTGGACTTCCTGGCGACGGTGCAACCGGGAAAATCGACCGTCAAAAAAGAGTTCCCCAGACTGGTGGCTGAAGCCAGCACACCTCGCTCCCGCACTGTGCTGATTACGACACGCAACGAACAGGACGTCCCCAAACGGGAACGTCTGCAGACCTGCTTTGAAGAGCCGGGGAACGAACTCAGTGGTCAATGGAGACTGCTCGAGGCTGACCCCGAGATTCTTTCCCGCTGGTTGATTTTGGAAAGCAGTTAA
- a CDS encoding TIGR01777 family oxidoreductase, with amino-acid sequence MKVLISGSSGLVGSALCQRLEAEPDCEIVLLVRKQSPDTQQTSVVWNPAEGQLEPQAFDGVDAVIHLGGVNIAGKRWSPEVKQKIFNSRFQSTSLLASQLASLEQKPSVFLCASAVGFYGDRGEERLDESSPRGEGFLADVCHAWEQATQPAQDAGIRVVNMRFGMILDRKGGALGQMLTPFKMGVGGRLGSGKQYWSWIALPDVINALQFCLNHSELAGPVNFVAPDEVTNLEFTKTLGKVLSRPTCLPVPAWGVKTAFGEMGQELMLTSARVVPKKLTEAGFQFQYPQLEDAFRSVL; translated from the coding sequence ATGAAAGTTCTCATTTCAGGAAGTTCCGGACTGGTCGGTTCGGCGTTATGTCAACGACTCGAAGCAGAACCCGACTGTGAAATCGTCCTCCTGGTCCGCAAGCAGTCACCCGATACACAACAGACATCGGTCGTGTGGAATCCTGCAGAGGGCCAACTGGAGCCCCAGGCATTTGACGGCGTTGACGCGGTGATTCATCTGGGGGGCGTCAATATTGCCGGTAAGCGTTGGTCGCCGGAAGTGAAACAGAAAATCTTCAACAGCCGCTTTCAATCGACTTCGCTTCTGGCCAGTCAGCTGGCGTCACTGGAGCAGAAACCGTCCGTCTTTCTCTGCGCCTCTGCAGTTGGCTTCTACGGAGATCGTGGTGAGGAACGACTCGATGAGTCCAGTCCTCGGGGTGAAGGGTTTCTGGCTGATGTCTGTCACGCATGGGAGCAGGCCACCCAACCGGCCCAGGATGCGGGCATCCGTGTCGTCAACATGCGATTCGGCATGATTCTCGACCGCAAGGGCGGGGCACTGGGACAGATGCTGACGCCTTTCAAAATGGGTGTTGGAGGCAGACTCGGCTCGGGAAAACAATACTGGAGTTGGATCGCGCTGCCGGATGTGATCAATGCATTGCAGTTCTGCCTGAACCACAGCGAGCTGGCAGGACCGGTCAACTTTGTCGCCCCGGATGAAGTTACCAATCTGGAATTCACCAAGACCCTGGGGAAGGTGCTGTCACGTCCGACCTGTCTGCCCGTCCCCGCGTGGGGCGTCAAAACCGCGTTTGGCGAGATGGGACAGGAACTGATGCTGACCAGTGCCCGGGTGGTCCCGAAAAAGCTGACAGAAGCGGGCTTTCAGTTCCAGTATCCGCAACTGGAAGATGCATTCCGCAGCGTTCTGTAG
- a CDS encoding phospholipase D-like domain-containing protein, producing MDRSQIRKMLLQTFEDFQMSRSERSALNQIIDHLNLSDHHLALIRAEAFQIFKDQQPVPGMREKCLGWLEDVMKILSRPASDDSAMKSEAWFSPHDECAHRICRMIGSANRQIDICVFTITDDRVSEAIQEAHRRSVSVRIVSDDDKSFDPGSDIDRLSRAGIPVRIDRSQYHMHHKFALFDSKYVLTGSYNWTRSASEKNEENFIITSDPALLFRFESEFEKLWNRYEN from the coding sequence ATGGATCGTTCACAAATTCGAAAGATGCTGTTGCAGACCTTTGAAGATTTTCAGATGTCCCGCAGTGAACGTTCCGCTTTGAATCAGATTATTGATCATTTGAACCTCTCAGACCACCATCTGGCTCTCATCCGTGCTGAGGCGTTTCAGATCTTCAAAGATCAGCAGCCGGTCCCCGGCATGCGTGAAAAATGCCTCGGTTGGCTGGAAGACGTGATGAAGATCCTTTCGCGGCCGGCCAGTGATGACTCTGCCATGAAGTCGGAAGCCTGGTTCAGTCCACACGATGAATGTGCCCATCGCATCTGCAGAATGATTGGCTCAGCAAATCGTCAGATCGATATCTGTGTCTTCACGATTACCGATGACCGTGTTTCCGAGGCGATCCAGGAAGCGCACCGCCGCAGTGTCTCGGTGCGTATTGTCTCCGATGATGATAAATCCTTTGATCCCGGTTCTGATATTGACCGTCTCTCGCGTGCCGGGATTCCGGTTCGCATTGACCGCAGCCAGTATCATATGCATCATAAGTTTGCACTCTTTGATTCGAAATACGTACTGACCGGCAGCTACAACTGGACCCGAAGTGCGTCTGAAAAAAACGAAGAGAATTTTATCATCACCAGCGATCCAGCGTTGCTGTTTCGTTTTGAATCCGAGTTTGAAAAGTTATGGAACCGATACGAAAACTGA
- the miaB gene encoding tRNA (N6-isopentenyl adenosine(37)-C2)-methylthiotransferase MiaB — protein sequence MSQSEEITQEVPPAVQTNSAPDEVVTDHNHKLYIETVGCQMNMLDSELVVADLRKRGYELTQNVKEAETVLFNTCSVREHAEHKIYSSLGRLRYGARKNPKKVIGVMGCMAQKDQKLIFQKAPQVDFVVGTGQLAQVADLIDKARVNHSQNKRSRELAVGLGRKDGKRDEITNSFQSYDPLRDPEMRPSPYQAFVRIMIGCDKFCSYCVVPSTRGPEQSRSPREILSEVKVLADQGVKEVTLLGQTVNSYKHTQDGKLFRLSDLLYLIHDVAGIDRIKFVTSYPKDMTNDLLEAIRDLPKATRYLHVPLQHGCDEVLKHMKRGYTVEDYRDMMQRINEILPGCSVSSDFIVGHPGETEESHQKSLESIREFRFKNSFIFKYSERPGTKAAERFADDIPEDVKKRRNNEMLDLQNEISEEDNAEFIGKQVEVLVEGPSKSALKASDNVSKESLAEQLMGRSKCDRIVVFDGNPRLAGSLADVEVIDVTPTTLIGNIITREYQHQTGASLPILQ from the coding sequence ATGTCTCAATCAGAAGAAATCACGCAGGAAGTTCCACCAGCAGTCCAAACGAATTCCGCTCCGGATGAGGTGGTGACAGACCACAACCATAAGCTCTACATCGAAACCGTCGGCTGTCAGATGAATATGCTGGACAGCGAGCTCGTGGTAGCCGATCTGCGAAAGCGGGGATATGAACTGACCCAGAACGTCAAAGAAGCTGAGACCGTTCTGTTCAACACCTGCAGTGTCCGCGAACATGCAGAGCATAAGATTTACAGTTCTCTAGGGCGGCTCCGCTACGGTGCCCGTAAGAACCCGAAAAAAGTGATCGGCGTGATGGGCTGTATGGCTCAGAAAGACCAGAAGCTGATCTTCCAGAAAGCCCCCCAGGTCGATTTCGTAGTGGGCACCGGACAACTGGCACAGGTCGCCGACCTCATCGACAAGGCACGCGTGAATCACAGTCAGAATAAACGCAGCCGGGAACTGGCTGTCGGACTGGGACGAAAAGACGGCAAGCGGGATGAGATCACCAACAGTTTCCAGAGTTACGATCCGCTGCGTGATCCGGAGATGCGACCTTCGCCTTACCAGGCATTCGTCCGCATTATGATCGGCTGCGATAAGTTCTGTTCCTACTGTGTAGTCCCCTCGACGCGCGGTCCCGAACAGAGCCGTTCGCCACGCGAAATTCTGTCCGAAGTCAAAGTACTCGCCGATCAGGGAGTCAAAGAGGTCACACTGCTGGGACAGACCGTCAACAGCTACAAGCATACGCAGGACGGAAAACTCTTCCGCCTGTCTGACCTGCTCTACCTGATCCACGATGTCGCAGGCATTGATCGTATCAAATTCGTTACCAGTTACCCCAAAGACATGACCAACGACCTGCTGGAAGCAATCCGGGACCTGCCCAAGGCAACCCGCTACCTGCATGTCCCGCTGCAGCATGGCTGCGACGAAGTTCTCAAGCACATGAAGCGGGGATACACGGTCGAAGATTACCGGGACATGATGCAACGCATCAACGAGATTCTGCCCGGCTGCTCGGTCTCCAGCGACTTCATCGTAGGTCATCCGGGCGAAACCGAAGAATCACACCAGAAGAGCCTGGAATCAATTCGCGAGTTCCGTTTTAAAAACAGCTTCATCTTCAAGTACAGTGAGCGTCCCGGCACCAAGGCGGCCGAGCGATTTGCTGACGACATTCCCGAGGATGTCAAAAAACGCCGTAATAACGAAATGCTTGACCTGCAAAACGAAATCAGCGAAGAAGACAACGCGGAATTCATTGGCAAACAGGTTGAAGTGCTTGTCGAAGGTCCAAGTAAGTCCGCCCTCAAGGCCAGTGATAACGTATCCAAAGAATCGCTGGCGGAACAGTTGATGGGACGTTCCAAGTGTGACCGGATTGTGGTCTTCGATGGAAATCCTCGACTGGCTGGTTCGCTGGCTGATGTCGAGGTGATCGACGTGACCCCCACGACGCTGATCGGGAATATCATTACCCGCGAATACCAGCATCAGACCGGCGCTTCGCTTCCCATCCTGCAGTAA
- the epmB gene encoding EF-P beta-lysylation protein EpmB, which produces MSSTLPETTWQQSLAQSIRDPRELLARLDLPEALLPAAEKSALLFPLMVPPSFLARMEPGNLQDPLLRQVLPHLNEQEQVPGFSLDAVGDLQVRSTPGLLQKYQGRALLIASGACAIHCRYCFRRHYPYGEEPRTLAEWESVWQALEQDKSLHEVILSGGDPLMLTDARLRVFCERIAAIPHVKRLRIHSRLPVVLPDRIHPGLIEILEQVKSAGTTVWMVIHANHPREISGDVEQAIQQLMQSGIPVLNQAVLLKGINDDVDTLEALCEKLINLGVLPYYLHQLDRVSGVAHFEVPEEQGRALIRELRTRLPGYAVPQYVREMSGEPHKTPLTD; this is translated from the coding sequence ATGTCTTCTACACTCCCGGAAACCACCTGGCAGCAATCACTGGCGCAGTCCATTCGCGATCCACGTGAATTACTGGCGCGTCTGGATCTGCCAGAGGCGCTGTTACCTGCTGCGGAAAAAAGTGCCCTTTTGTTCCCATTGATGGTTCCCCCCAGTTTTCTGGCACGGATGGAACCGGGAAATCTCCAGGATCCTTTGTTGCGACAGGTGCTTCCGCATCTGAACGAACAGGAACAGGTCCCTGGCTTCAGTCTCGACGCGGTTGGCGATTTACAGGTCAGGTCGACTCCCGGTCTGCTGCAGAAATATCAGGGTCGGGCATTGCTCATCGCCAGTGGGGCCTGTGCGATACACTGTCGTTATTGTTTCCGCAGACACTACCCTTATGGAGAGGAGCCACGGACCCTCGCGGAATGGGAGTCGGTCTGGCAGGCCCTGGAGCAGGACAAATCCCTGCATGAGGTCATTCTCAGTGGCGGTGATCCGCTGATGTTGACCGACGCCCGCTTGCGCGTGTTTTGTGAACGGATTGCTGCGATACCGCACGTCAAACGATTGCGAATTCATAGCCGTCTCCCTGTTGTGTTGCCGGATCGTATCCATCCGGGGCTGATCGAGATCCTGGAACAGGTCAAATCTGCCGGGACCACTGTGTGGATGGTGATCCATGCCAATCATCCCCGGGAGATTTCAGGTGACGTTGAACAGGCGATTCAGCAACTGATGCAATCTGGTATCCCAGTTCTGAATCAGGCGGTGCTGCTCAAAGGGATCAATGATGATGTGGATACGCTGGAAGCCTTGTGCGAGAAGCTGATCAATCTGGGAGTGCTGCCTTATTACTTACATCAACTGGATCGCGTCAGCGGTGTGGCCCACTTTGAAGTCCCGGAAGAACAGGGCAGGGCGCTGATTCGCGAACTGCGTACCCGTCTGCCAGGCTACGCGGTCCCGCAGTATGTGCGCGAGATGAGTGGAGAGCCGCACAAAACTCCGCTGACAGATTAA